From Patescibacteria group bacterium, a single genomic window includes:
- a CDS encoding LamG-like jellyroll fold domain-containing protein: MRKKASLIIMFLFMVPLIKEGSFLSGQSLSVWPSWSVLGNAVGVALPVDPINKLAPAGTCASSTNHFCVKNTDCPAMIGTTTPESCILHDPATGWSTVNRRFSFACSTSSYAYRYIDISTTTYKILAHFEDPFGNSNAIANWNDNFVYKFVSTTESPNHSYIVISQQYGICNNDQEISTLQQGSCGDKVLNPNEQCDPPGSMRYSACSPDAIHPNQIRVDKCGTDCKWSVAPTYILCSALSKCGNGIIESGEQCDDGRLNGTYNHCNTSCTGKVAPYSSHNPNGSPGYCGDGVSPNYIVNPKYEVCDKGGVDFWALQRANSCSWNCQGYGPYCGDGVKNGSEECDGNQPCTASGKNGTIVCDNTCHIVYPTQQPAVANDFALWTFDNTDMNGSTIIDKSGNGQDAMAYGTYSIVNGHSGQAIQFDGQTAFVSSTVMNFYKYFSADFWMKINQTDNNWRMIMAENNWNAGLGWMMYTSQGSASGKANFTYMRSGYSGVAVADAFDVGVWQHVKVVNNNGSAKVYVNDILKGSGAVSISNAGNNLLVGAGHNNDGTGASGYFNGIIDEVHIANSSTTPLLQSCTVAVSQEPTSTPGACGDGHVDASEACDKGANNGKPCTPGYDKACSYCSADCQNVIDVQPTAYCGNGLIEGTEVCDTDPGNGDIYVSSTVFCTPTNEGGHGGGLTCNYPDILKYTFQNPVTGHGGLKVVKDCESETANANTVKKGIKACVNNCKAVKLTTGEDQCIACGLDPVNGVEVGGYVLNAIDPLSGNPLMGVGGHTGSQTKLELYLGTKKDFSFSPITATKVTGYCAANTFYKNYSFSSSVHPDACNNTRGLLNPNPICSTGKTSYKLIVNDGTTHVFPFSVISDPLEKQPWRNDLLLSPMIPQPSHIRVVVSWVGDGEFYSGFLDPAQTSDPIIEGSKFVTGDYVDQTVVYNYSTGKDYYTQTDSDHKKLGIWYHGFGDTPNLLKEESFTVDTANMDSGNYVFYVRSGGPIKPYQVSANLKVEVYLPEGDTNYRHFGLPAATYYLSGALPSDSPAASYWQVFNIVDSNGTVTLADNILDVNSIVSAPRYFIYSTSCIGRAGRLCRASAGPCDTAEYCVAGNDVCPEDSFRSATAYCYDNLASKPCYSGATCSGYSADCPQSTYKAAGLTCTGFVVDSECENPATCNGTSYECTGSLTLKPDGTSCGNVCNNNVCQGGSCRAGTPTNCASSNPCKNPVCDPLIGCTYKPIGSPCSTTSGSGTCQFHLGGGDQITCKYTIIY; the protein is encoded by the coding sequence ATGCGTAAAAAAGCAAGTTTGATTATAATGTTTCTGTTCATGGTGCCGCTTATAAAAGAAGGATCATTTTTAAGCGGACAGAGTTTGAGCGTTTGGCCGTCCTGGTCTGTTTTAGGCAACGCGGTTGGCGTAGCTTTACCGGTTGATCCGATTAATAAACTGGCGCCGGCCGGCACCTGCGCTTCTTCAACCAATCATTTCTGCGTAAAGAACACTGATTGCCCGGCTATGATCGGCACAACCACGCCGGAGAGTTGTATTTTGCACGATCCGGCCACTGGCTGGAGCACTGTTAATCGTCGGTTTAGCTTCGCTTGCTCCACTTCTTCTTATGCTTACAGATATATTGACATCTCCACCACCACCTACAAAATTTTAGCGCATTTTGAAGATCCTTTTGGTAACAGCAACGCGATTGCCAATTGGAATGATAATTTTGTATATAAATTTGTCAGCACCACTGAATCGCCAAATCATAGTTATATTGTAATAAGCCAGCAGTATGGCATATGCAATAATGATCAGGAGATATCAACCCTTCAGCAGGGTTCTTGCGGTGACAAGGTCTTGAATCCGAACGAGCAGTGCGACCCGCCGGGAAGCATGAGATATAGCGCTTGTTCGCCGGACGCGATTCATCCTAACCAAATCAGAGTTGATAAATGCGGCACGGACTGTAAGTGGTCAGTTGCGCCAACCTATATATTATGTTCGGCTTTAAGCAAATGCGGCAATGGCATTATAGAATCAGGAGAACAATGTGATGATGGCCGGTTAAACGGAACCTATAATCATTGCAATACAAGTTGTACGGGAAAAGTTGCCCCTTATAGTTCACATAACCCAAACGGATCCCCGGGTTATTGCGGTGATGGCGTTTCGCCAAACTATATAGTAAATCCAAAATATGAGGTCTGTGATAAGGGCGGAGTTGATTTTTGGGCGTTGCAAAGAGCGAATTCCTGCAGTTGGAACTGCCAAGGGTATGGGCCTTATTGCGGCGATGGTGTTAAAAACGGTTCGGAAGAATGCGACGGTAACCAGCCATGTACGGCAAGCGGAAAAAATGGAACGATAGTGTGCGATAACACCTGTCATATAGTTTATCCGACCCAACAACCGGCCGTGGCAAATGATTTTGCCTTGTGGACTTTTGATAACACAGACATGAATGGATCCACAATTATAGATAAAAGCGGAAACGGTCAGGATGCGATGGCTTATGGCACCTATTCAATTGTAAACGGCCATTCCGGACAGGCCATACAATTTGATGGACAAACAGCATTTGTTTCCAGCACCGTTATGAATTTTTATAAATATTTTTCAGCTGATTTTTGGATGAAGATCAACCAAACGGATAATAATTGGCGAATGATTATGGCTGAAAATAATTGGAACGCGGGTCTGGGTTGGATGATGTATACAAGTCAGGGTTCTGCTAGCGGCAAAGCCAATTTTACCTATATGCGGTCTGGATATTCCGGAGTTGCCGTTGCTGATGCGTTTGATGTTGGTGTTTGGCAGCATGTTAAGGTTGTAAACAACAATGGCTCCGCAAAGGTGTATGTTAATGATATTTTAAAAGGCAGCGGTGCGGTTAGTATAAGCAATGCCGGTAATAACCTGCTTGTGGGAGCCGGCCATAATAATGATGGAACCGGTGCTTCAGGTTATTTTAATGGAATAATAGACGAAGTTCATATAGCTAATAGTTCCACTACGCCACTGCTCCAATCATGCACTGTCGCGGTCAGTCAAGAGCCCACCAGTACTCCCGGGGCCTGTGGTGATGGACACGTAGATGCCAGTGAGGCCTGTGACAAGGGAGCGAATAATGGTAAGCCCTGTACGCCCGGATACGATAAGGCCTGTTCTTACTGTTCGGCCGATTGCCAGAATGTGATTGATGTCCAGCCCACTGCTTATTGCGGCAATGGCCTGATAGAAGGAACAGAAGTTTGCGACACTGATCCTGGTAATGGAGATATTTATGTTTCCAGCACGGTATTTTGTACGCCGACAAATGAAGGCGGTCATGGCGGCGGTTTGACCTGCAATTATCCTGATATTCTTAAATATACCTTTCAAAATCCGGTAACCGGACACGGTGGGCTCAAAGTTGTGAAGGATTGTGAAAGCGAAACTGCAAATGCGAACACCGTTAAAAAAGGTATTAAGGCCTGTGTTAATAATTGTAAAGCGGTGAAATTGACGACTGGAGAGGATCAATGCATAGCCTGCGGTTTAGATCCGGTAAATGGCGTTGAAGTGGGTGGTTATGTGCTTAATGCGATTGATCCACTTTCAGGAAATCCGCTGATGGGAGTCGGTGGGCATACTGGTAGCCAGACCAAACTGGAGCTTTATTTGGGAACAAAGAAAGATTTTTCCTTCTCTCCCATTACTGCTACTAAAGTTACCGGCTATTGCGCGGCCAATACGTTCTATAAAAATTATTCATTTTCAAGTTCCGTTCATCCTGACGCTTGTAATAACACCAGAGGGCTGTTAAATCCAAATCCGATTTGTTCCACCGGAAAAACCAGTTATAAGCTGATTGTTAATGATGGTACTACTCATGTTTTTCCATTTTCAGTTATATCTGATCCGCTTGAAAAACAACCTTGGAGAAATGACTTACTGTTATCGCCGATGATACCACAACCCAGTCATATCAGGGTGGTGGTCAGCTGGGTCGGCGACGGAGAATTTTATAGCGGATTTTTAGACCCAGCCCAAACCAGCGATCCGATTATTGAGGGGTCTAAGTTTGTGACCGGCGATTATGTTGACCAGACTGTGGTTTACAATTATTCCACAGGTAAGGATTATTATACCCAAACTGATTCGGATCATAAAAAATTAGGTATTTGGTATCATGGCTTTGGCGATACTCCTAATTTGTTAAAAGAGGAGTCGTTTACAGTTGATACTGCAAATATGGATTCCGGTAATTATGTTTTTTATGTCAGATCCGGAGGTCCGATTAAGCCATATCAGGTTTCGGCAAATTTGAAAGTGGAGGTTTATTTGCCGGAAGGTGATACTAATTATCGCCATTTCGGTTTGCCGGCGGCAACTTATTATTTAAGCGGCGCCTTGCCGTCTGATAGTCCGGCCGCGAGTTATTGGCAGGTCTTTAATATCGTTGATTCAAACGGCACCGTGACCTTAGCGGATAATATCCTGGACGTTAATTCAATTGTTTCTGCCCCAAGATACTTTATTTATTCAACTTCTTGTATTGGCCGGGCCGGAAGATTATGCCGGGCATCGGCCGGACCTTGCGACACTGCCGAATATTGTGTGGCCGGAAATGATGTTTGTCCGGAAGATTCTTTTAGATCGGCCACGGCTTATTGTTATGACAATCTGGCTAGCAAACCGTGTTACAGCGGGGCCACCTGCAGTGGTTATTCTGCAGATTGTCCGCAAAGCACATATAAAGCGGCTGGTTTAACATGCACGGGCTTTGTGGTTGACAGTGAATGTGAGAATCCAGCAACCTGCAATGGAACCTCTTATGAATGTACCGGTAGTTTAACCTTAAAACCAGACGGCACCTCATGCGGAAATGTGTGTAATAACAATGTTTGTCAGGGCGGATCCTGCAGAGCTGGCACCCCGACCAACTGTGCCAGCAGTAACCCCTGTAAAAATCCGGTTTGTGATCCTCTGATTGGTTGTACCTATAAACCAATAGGATCTCCTTGCAGTACTACTTCAGGTTCCGGTACTTGTCAGTTTCATTTGGGAGGTGGAGATCAGATTACATGTAAATATACCATCATCTACTAA